Proteins encoded within one genomic window of Misgurnus anguillicaudatus chromosome 18, ASM2758022v2, whole genome shotgun sequence:
- the LOC129429957 gene encoding trace amine-associated receptor 3-like gives MSFNETENILLCYPLHSDSCPRAHRLTGVKVAMYAIMLLIILMTVFGNLLIIISISHFKQLQSPTHLIVQSLAVCDCLLGSLVMPYSMVRSVEGCWFLGDVVCKVHSSLDLTFCMSSLIHLSLISIDRYWAICDPLKYKMRITNDTVTVFITFTWIFSFVYSFSVVFTGVTAVGMETLILQMICFGACAVFINKEWGLISFILSFIIPGAIMSSLYIIIFNVVKKHAKVLSEKVSVTTTGVNSQSSAHRERKAAKTLALVMAVFFLCWLPFSIAAAVDPFLKFVTPGVVFEALVWFAYFNSTCNPLIYGFFYPRFQKAFKTLIFTYIFKFNHSHTLTFE, from the coding sequence ATGTCTTTCAATGAGACTGAGAATATTCTCCTGTGTTATCCTTTACATTCAGACTCTTGTCCTAGAGCTCATCGTCTCACTGGAGTTAAAGTGGCAATGTATGCTATAATGTTACTCATAATCCTCATGACAGTTTTTGGGAATCTGCTGATCATCATCTCCATTTCTCACTTCAAACAGCTTCAGTCTCCAACTCATCTGATCGTTCAGTCATTGGCTGTGTGTGACTGTCTGCTGGGTTCACTGGTGATGCCCTACAGTATGGTGCGATCTGTCGAGGGCTGCTGGTTTTTGGGAGATGTTGTTTGTAAAGTTCATTCTAGCTTGGACTTGACCTTCTGTATGTCTTCTTTAATACATCTTAGTTTAATATCTATTGATAGATACTGGGCCATCTGTGACCCTCTGAAGTACAAAATGAGGATCACTAACGACACTGTGACTGTATTTATCACGTTTACATGGATCTTTTCATTTGTGTACAGCTTTTCGGTTGTATTTACAGGGGTGACTGCTGTTGGTATGGAAACTCTTATATTACAGATGATTTGTTTTGGTGCTTGTGCTGTGTTTATTAACAAAGAATGGGGACTTATTAGTTTTATCTTGTCATTTATTATTCCAGGAGCTATAATGAGCTCTCTGTATATCATCATATTCAATGTTGTGAAAAAACATGCAAAGGTTTTGTCAGAGAAAGTGTCTGTGACCACCACAGGTGTTAACAGTCAAAGCTCTgcacacagagaaagaaaagcaGCTAAAACTCTGGCTCTTGTTATGGCCGTTTTCTTTCTCTGCTGGCTGCCTTTTTCTATTGCTGCTGCTGTCGACCCTTTCCTTAAATTTGTGACCCCAGGCGTTGTTTTTGAGGCTTTAGTTTGGTTTGCATATTTTAACTCTACTTGTAATCCTTTgatctatggatttttttatccTCGCTTTCAGAAGGCCTTTAAGACTCTCATATTCACTTATATCTTTAAATTCAATCATTCACATACTCTTACATTTGAATGA